A single region of the Vibrio chagasii genome encodes:
- a CDS encoding GGDEF domain-containing protein, with the protein MADIRSTRKQKIVYSFSLTAAALFIFYTWAYFQGQHYTLSMFELCFAFIAIANAIYVRKVYNPEYSELILSCVLLVQGVILFLYSYAIPDRILWLYPILAAVIFINDFRIGVILSTSFCLFISTLITALPSNFSLPFNSTHRFILSLFTMSLVCHTSAYYYTKAVSYIQRLYKEGIEDLAYRDQLTGLANRWSFERWAIEKLTTVDSERSLTALVFLDIDDFKGINDSYGHDVGDSVLQHFANRLSNNIRTRDRKSHEYDYSIARFAGDEFVLMLYDIPTRKDLDGILDRICGLFESGCQTNERIKELTLSVGVSLYPQDAQDLHELTRCADKAMYVAKHSGKNRYAYYHDNPVSTLIEECPMDSIHSEADSTEREEDIQTKVEGNNVTLLKTR; encoded by the coding sequence ATGGCGGATATCCGCTCTACACGAAAACAAAAAATCGTCTACTCCTTTTCACTGACTGCTGCCGCGCTCTTTATCTTTTACACATGGGCTTACTTTCAGGGGCAACACTACACGCTGTCCATGTTTGAACTGTGCTTCGCTTTTATCGCTATCGCCAACGCGATATATGTAAGAAAAGTCTACAACCCTGAGTACTCAGAGTTAATTCTCAGCTGTGTACTGCTTGTGCAAGGCGTCATCCTATTTTTATACAGCTATGCCATTCCCGACCGCATACTTTGGCTCTATCCAATTTTGGCAGCCGTTATTTTCATCAACGACTTCAGAATTGGTGTCATCCTAAGCACCTCTTTTTGTCTATTCATAAGTACGCTGATCACTGCATTACCTAGCAATTTTTCTCTACCTTTTAACAGCACACATCGCTTTATTCTTAGCTTGTTTACCATGAGCTTGGTGTGCCATACCTCGGCTTACTACTACACCAAAGCAGTAAGTTATATACAGCGCTTGTATAAAGAAGGGATCGAAGACTTAGCTTACCGAGACCAACTCACAGGGCTAGCAAATCGATGGAGCTTTGAACGTTGGGCTATTGAAAAACTCACAACCGTTGATAGTGAGCGATCACTTACTGCATTGGTTTTTTTAGATATCGATGATTTTAAAGGCATCAATGACAGCTATGGACACGATGTTGGCGACAGTGTGCTGCAGCACTTTGCGAATCGCTTGAGCAACAATATTCGAACTCGAGATCGAAAAAGTCACGAATACGACTATTCGATTGCGCGTTTTGCAGGCGATGAGTTTGTATTAATGCTCTACGATATCCCGACCCGAAAAGACCTCGACGGAATTCTAGACCGAATCTGTGGTTTATTCGAAAGCGGCTGCCAAACAAATGAAAGAATAAAAGAACTAACGCTCAGTGTTGGTGTGTCTTTGTATCCACAAGACGCACAAGACTTACATGAGTTAACGAGATGTGCGGATAAAGCCATGTATGTTGCCAAGCATTCAGGCAAGAACCGATACGCTTATTATCACGACAACCCTGTTTCTACCCTAATAGAAGAGTGTCCGATGGACAGCATCCATTCAGAAGCCGACTCCACTGAACGTGAAGAGGATATACAAACTAAAGTAGAAGGGAACAATGTAACGTTACTAAAAACTCGCTAG
- a CDS encoding IS256 family transposase, translating into MDKKALEAFAREAAKSIKTPSDLDDFRKMLTKVTVETALNAELDDHLGYEKHSPTNDSNSRNGYSSKRLITDDGEIQLEIPRDSDASFEPKLVRKHQTRFQSMDDKILSLYAKGMTTREIVATFKEMYNADISASLISKVTDAVLEQVVEWQARPLDSVYPVVYLDCIVVKVRQNKQVINKAIYLALGVNMEGQKELLGMWMSETEGAKFWLSVLTELQNRGVNDILIACVDGLKGFPDAINAVYPKTQIQLCIVHMVRNSMKYVPWKDYKTITADLKEIYQATTEDEALLALEHFGDKWDEKYPQISRSWTAHWDNLNTLFSYPQDIRRAIYTTNAIESLNSVIRKATKKRKLFPTDESAKKVVYLAIMDASKRWTMPIHHWKQALNRFMIMFEDRLTEYL; encoded by the coding sequence ATGGATAAGAAAGCTTTAGAAGCCTTCGCTCGCGAAGCCGCTAAGTCAATTAAGACTCCTTCAGATCTTGATGACTTCAGGAAAATGTTAACCAAGGTGACGGTTGAGACAGCTTTAAATGCTGAACTTGATGATCACCTTGGCTACGAAAAACACTCACCGACCAACGATAGTAACAGTCGAAATGGCTACTCATCTAAACGCCTAATTACTGACGATGGTGAGATCCAACTAGAAATCCCTCGTGACAGTGACGCGTCCTTTGAACCCAAGCTCGTTCGTAAGCATCAAACTCGATTCCAATCGATGGACGACAAGATCTTAAGCTTGTATGCCAAAGGAATGACTACCCGAGAAATCGTCGCAACCTTCAAAGAAATGTACAATGCTGATATCTCCGCCAGTCTAATATCTAAAGTCACTGATGCTGTTTTAGAACAAGTTGTTGAGTGGCAAGCCCGCCCTCTTGATTCGGTTTATCCCGTCGTTTACCTAGACTGCATTGTTGTGAAGGTGCGCCAAAATAAGCAAGTCATCAACAAAGCCATTTACCTTGCTCTCGGTGTCAATATGGAAGGTCAGAAAGAACTTCTTGGGATGTGGATGTCCGAAACTGAAGGGGCGAAGTTCTGGCTCAGTGTACTTACCGAACTTCAAAATCGTGGTGTAAATGATATCCTCATCGCTTGTGTTGATGGCCTCAAGGGCTTTCCTGATGCCATCAATGCCGTTTATCCAAAAACTCAAATCCAGCTCTGTATCGTACACATGGTACGAAACTCAATGAAATACGTTCCGTGGAAAGATTACAAGACTATTACCGCAGACTTAAAGGAAATCTATCAAGCTACGACTGAAGATGAAGCTCTGTTGGCGCTAGAGCACTTTGGTGATAAATGGGATGAAAAGTACCCTCAAATCAGCCGCTCGTGGACGGCTCATTGGGATAACCTCAACACTCTGTTCAGCTATCCTCAAGATATCCGCAGAGCTATCTACACGACCAATGCGATAGAATCACTAAATAGCGTCATCAGGAAAGCGACCAAGAAACGTAAGCTGTTCCCGACAGATGAATCCGCCAAAAAGGTGGTGTACCTGGCGATTATGGATGCTTCCAAGAGGTGGACAATGCCAATTCATCACTGGAAGCAAGCGCTAAACCGTTTTATGATTATGTTCGAAGATCGATTAACTGAATACTTGTAA
- a CDS encoding pirin family protein has product MSNVRTVEHVISAHATSDGHGVKIQRVAGFNNKRFSPFLMIDELKSDESKDYVGGFPPHPHRGIETLTYMLQGHFQHKDHMGNVGELRSGGAQWMAAGRGVIHSEMPMMEEGALHGFQIWINQPAKDKMKPAQYHDFQSETITEHQSEQSGLLRVIAGGFELLNPAADTLKIQGPLQQTGVPLSVSDWRASIGQQISLSTNASHNAMIYVYKGSLKIGDKIISQGQLAFLTSAEVLPLESQEDSGALIFIGEPIDEPVVHYGPFVMNSMEEIEQTIQDYNSGVFETY; this is encoded by the coding sequence ATGTCGAATGTAAGAACCGTAGAACATGTAATCTCAGCCCACGCCACGTCCGATGGCCATGGGGTTAAAATCCAAAGAGTTGCTGGTTTTAATAACAAACGCTTCTCTCCATTTTTGATGATTGATGAGCTCAAATCAGATGAGAGCAAAGACTATGTTGGCGGCTTCCCTCCCCATCCTCACCGTGGGATAGAGACACTCACCTATATGCTGCAAGGTCACTTTCAACATAAGGACCACATGGGCAATGTTGGAGAGCTTCGTAGTGGTGGGGCTCAATGGATGGCTGCAGGTCGTGGCGTTATTCACAGTGAAATGCCGATGATGGAGGAAGGTGCACTTCATGGTTTTCAGATTTGGATCAATCAACCTGCCAAAGACAAAATGAAGCCAGCGCAATACCATGACTTCCAAAGCGAGACTATTACTGAACACCAAAGTGAGCAGAGTGGTTTACTAAGAGTTATTGCCGGAGGATTTGAATTACTGAATCCTGCAGCTGACACTTTAAAAATACAAGGACCACTACAACAAACGGGCGTGCCACTGAGTGTTTCAGATTGGCGAGCGAGCATTGGGCAACAAATCTCGCTAAGCACTAACGCTAGTCACAATGCCATGATTTATGTGTACAAGGGCAGCCTTAAAATTGGTGACAAGATCATAAGCCAAGGTCAACTGGCGTTCCTAACAAGCGCTGAAGTACTGCCTTTAGAAAGCCAAGAGGATTCCGGTGCACTTATCTTTATCGGAGAGCCAATCGATGAACCGGTTGTACATTATGGTCCATTTGTCATGAACTCTATGGAAGAGATTGAACAAACCATTCAAGACTATAACAGCGGCGTGTTTGAAACTTATTAG
- a CDS encoding DUF2850 domain-containing protein yields MAKKPTKSRDLFANSLLYGFLLAGFMIAVTAGYFAYQAHQKSVSPSNVHGNWIEIGAPPYNTDILTLSEKGVMINHRLITTSFEFDGKIVTINTGSGPRVYTISGTYDSPRLKRLEPSTPAQQFIKEGFEHTATAESHSVMQQRRASLAEQFKR; encoded by the coding sequence ATGGCAAAAAAGCCCACTAAAAGCAGAGATCTATTTGCCAACTCACTACTCTACGGCTTTCTATTAGCTGGTTTTATGATTGCCGTCACCGCTGGTTATTTTGCTTATCAAGCCCACCAAAAGTCTGTCAGCCCAAGTAACGTTCACGGTAATTGGATTGAGATTGGTGCTCCGCCATACAATACCGACATCCTGACCCTTTCTGAAAAAGGGGTAATGATCAATCATCGCCTTATCACCACCTCGTTTGAGTTTGACGGTAAAATCGTCACGATAAATACAGGTTCAGGTCCAAGGGTTTACACCATCAGTGGCACCTACGACTCACCTCGCCTAAAGCGACTGGAGCCAAGCACACCCGCCCAGCAATTTATCAAAGAAGGTTTTGAACATACTGCTACCGCTGAAAGTCACAGTGTCATGCAACAAAGACGCGCCTCATTGGCCGAGCAATTCAAAAGATAG
- a CDS encoding DUF1840 domain-containing protein: protein MLITFSCKAHASVTMFGEVGLQFIKMLGHSGTIPGAIDASEVPQALNNLRIAIAAEQNQAVEQNDTDDDNEDEVIEAPVNIGSRAFPLVELLKAAIKEECEVMWEDGSGKHL from the coding sequence ATGTTAATCACGTTCAGTTGTAAAGCGCACGCAAGTGTCACGATGTTTGGTGAAGTAGGCCTCCAGTTTATTAAAATGCTCGGACATAGTGGCACTATCCCGGGAGCGATTGATGCTTCAGAGGTTCCCCAAGCATTGAATAACCTGCGCATTGCAATCGCTGCGGAGCAAAATCAAGCTGTAGAGCAAAACGATACGGATGACGACAATGAAGATGAAGTTATTGAAGCGCCAGTAAACATTGGCAGCCGAGCATTTCCGTTGGTAGAACTATTAAAAGCAGCCATTAAAGAAGAGTGTGAAGTGATGTGGGAAGATGGTAGCGGTAAGCATTTGTAG
- a CDS encoding glycosyl hydrolase family 18 protein, giving the protein MIRFNTCAASIALALSGTALAAPTAPSIDMYGSNNLQFSKIELAMETTSGYNQMVKYQDKAKVDVKFNQWSGTSGNTYNIYFDGVKVATGPITGSQTTASFEYGQGGLFDMEIEACDETGCSKSAPAKITIADTDGAHLAPLAMNIDPNNKSYNTDPNTVVGTYFVEWGIYGRDYTVDNLPADNLTHILYGFIPICGPNESVKSVGGNSYNALMTACQGVNDYEVVIHDPWAAFQKSFPQAGHEYSSPIKGNYAMMMALKQRNPDLKIIPSIGGWTLSDPFFDFTTKANRDTFVASVKKFLNTWKFYDGVDIDWEFPGGGGAAPELGDPVNDGPAYIALMAELRAMLDELEAENGRTYELTSAIGVGHDKIEDVDYGDAIQYMDYIFAMTYDFYGGWNNVLGHQTALNCGNFMRPGQCDGSGIDENGKPYTGPAYTTDNGIQLLLQQGVPANKLVVGTAMYGRGWEGVLPSTLSDPSDPMTGVGNGKLKGSTAQGVWEDGVIDYKGIKANMLGANNQGINGFEYGYDEMAEAPYVWNRTSGQLITFDDDRSVKAKGAYVRSLGLAGLFSWEIDADNGDILNAMHEGLAGGTTEPVNKKPTASAGADQSVEGPASVSLDGSASKDSDGTIASYAWSQVGGIAVTLANANAVVASFDVVEVVQQETLTFSLTVTDNEGATSTDTVVVTVNPKDTGPVNTAPVAVVTAPAEVNAGDVVVVDASASSDVDQDTLTFTWDVPAGIDATVQGASVSFVAAEYTQDTILNFSVTVSDGTDSSVAAASVKVLKKTTDGGTCTNAWDSSAVYTGGDQVTQAGKVWEAKWWTKGDDPVNSGEWGVWKEVGPANCAN; this is encoded by the coding sequence ATGATTCGTTTTAATACCTGTGCTGCGAGCATTGCTCTAGCGCTATCTGGTACAGCATTAGCTGCTCCAACAGCACCTAGCATCGACATGTACGGTTCCAACAACCTACAGTTTTCTAAAATTGAACTCGCGATGGAAACCACTTCTGGCTACAACCAGATGGTTAAGTATCAAGACAAAGCAAAGGTCGACGTTAAGTTTAACCAGTGGAGCGGAACGTCAGGAAACACGTACAACATCTACTTTGATGGCGTTAAAGTTGCGACCGGTCCAATCACTGGCAGCCAAACTACAGCTTCATTCGAATACGGTCAGGGTGGCTTGTTTGATATGGAGATCGAAGCGTGTGACGAAACGGGTTGTAGCAAGAGTGCACCCGCTAAGATCACTATCGCCGATACGGATGGTGCACACTTAGCACCACTAGCAATGAACATTGATCCAAACAACAAGTCATACAATACAGACCCAAACACAGTAGTGGGTACTTACTTTGTTGAATGGGGTATCTATGGCCGTGATTACACCGTCGACAACCTACCCGCTGATAACTTGACCCATATCCTTTATGGCTTCATCCCAATTTGTGGTCCTAACGAATCAGTGAAATCGGTTGGCGGTAACAGCTACAACGCACTCATGACGGCATGTCAGGGCGTCAACGATTACGAAGTGGTAATTCATGACCCATGGGCAGCTTTCCAGAAAAGTTTCCCTCAAGCAGGTCACGAATACAGCTCACCAATCAAGGGCAACTATGCAATGATGATGGCGCTCAAGCAGCGTAATCCTGATCTGAAAATCATCCCTTCAATTGGCGGTTGGACCCTGTCAGACCCATTCTTCGATTTCACCACCAAAGCCAACCGTGACACCTTCGTAGCATCGGTCAAGAAGTTCCTAAATACATGGAAATTCTATGACGGCGTAGATATCGATTGGGAATTCCCAGGCGGCGGCGGTGCTGCGCCAGAACTTGGTGACCCAGTAAATGATGGCCCTGCTTATATCGCACTGATGGCAGAACTGCGCGCAATGCTTGATGAGTTAGAAGCAGAAAATGGTCGTACTTACGAACTCACATCAGCGATCGGTGTTGGTCACGACAAAATTGAGGATGTGGATTACGGTGATGCGATCCAGTACATGGACTACATCTTTGCGATGACTTACGACTTCTATGGCGGTTGGAACAACGTGTTAGGTCACCAGACAGCATTAAATTGCGGTAACTTCATGCGTCCTGGTCAGTGTGATGGCTCTGGCATTGATGAAAATGGCAAACCATACACAGGCCCTGCTTACACCACTGACAACGGTATCCAATTATTGCTTCAGCAAGGTGTTCCAGCTAACAAGCTTGTCGTAGGTACAGCAATGTACGGTCGTGGTTGGGAAGGCGTACTACCATCAACACTCTCTGACCCAAGCGACCCTATGACAGGTGTCGGTAATGGCAAACTGAAAGGCAGCACTGCACAAGGTGTATGGGAAGATGGCGTTATCGACTACAAAGGCATTAAAGCGAACATGCTTGGCGCCAACAACCAAGGCATTAATGGCTTCGAATATGGCTACGACGAAATGGCAGAAGCGCCATACGTTTGGAACCGTACTTCAGGTCAGTTGATCACGTTTGATGACGACCGCTCGGTTAAAGCAAAAGGTGCGTACGTGCGTAGCCTTGGTCTTGCGGGTCTGTTCTCTTGGGAAATTGATGCGGATAACGGCGATATCCTGAATGCAATGCACGAGGGTTTAGCAGGTGGCACTACAGAACCTGTGAACAAGAAACCAACCGCATCAGCAGGTGCAGACCAATCTGTTGAAGGCCCTGCTTCTGTTTCTCTAGATGGCAGCGCTTCAAAAGACAGTGATGGCACAATTGCTAGTTACGCTTGGTCTCAAGTGGGCGGTATAGCAGTAACACTGGCTAACGCGAATGCCGTGGTTGCAAGCTTCGATGTTGTTGAAGTCGTTCAGCAAGAAACACTGACCTTCAGCCTAACGGTAACGGACAACGAAGGCGCAACGTCAACGGACACGGTTGTTGTAACGGTCAATCCAAAAGATACAGGTCCAGTTAACACAGCACCAGTTGCAGTGGTTACGGCTCCGGCTGAAGTCAATGCGGGTGACGTTGTGGTCGTGGATGCATCTGCGTCTAGCGATGTCGATCAAGACACACTAACCTTCACATGGGACGTACCTGCAGGTATCGATGCAACAGTACAAGGCGCTTCAGTAAGCTTTGTTGCAGCAGAATACACGCAAGACACTATTCTGAACTTCTCTGTGACCGTGAGTGACGGTACAGATTCATCAGTCGCAGCTGCATCAGTGAAAGTACTTAAGAAAACCACAGACGGCGGTACATGTACTAACGCTTGGGATTCAAGTGCAGTCTACACTGGCGGCGACCAAGTGACTCAAGCTGGTAAGGTTTGGGAAGCGAAATGGTGGACCAAAGGTGATGACCCAGTTAACTCAGGTGAATGGGGTGTATGGAAAGAAGTTGGCCCAGCAAACTGTGCTAACTAA
- a CDS encoding AEC family transporter: protein MNTLWEQFAFSASVTGPICLMLFLGVMLKRIGLINDNFIDVASKIVFQITLPAMLFLSIVQSEHDFSASSTLVLFALAANFAFFLIATLSTKLLFKESKDQGVIIQGGFRANTGIIGLAYVANIYGNQGVALAAIYVASITVLYNIQAVITLTPKGTDTGDKAIQAIAKSITKNPLIIAIFLGVFCYALSIPIPKMVTDAGQYLAKMTLPLALLCTGGSLDISSLKQEKLATWFSSSYRLIVSPLLITLAALVLGFEGLDLGLIFLMSAAPTAAASYVMARAMGGNATLAANIIALTTMGSLITCTLGIFALTAMGLL from the coding sequence ATGAACACACTTTGGGAACAGTTTGCGTTTTCGGCGTCAGTAACAGGCCCTATTTGTTTGATGTTGTTTCTTGGTGTGATGCTCAAGCGAATTGGCTTAATCAATGACAACTTCATTGATGTCGCCTCTAAAATTGTTTTTCAAATCACCTTACCTGCAATGCTGTTCTTGAGTATTGTTCAGTCCGAACATGACTTCTCTGCAAGCAGTACCTTAGTACTATTTGCTTTAGCCGCTAATTTCGCCTTTTTCTTAATTGCTACTCTATCCACCAAGTTATTGTTTAAAGAGTCGAAGGACCAAGGCGTTATCATCCAAGGTGGGTTTCGGGCGAATACTGGCATCATAGGTTTAGCGTATGTCGCCAATATCTACGGCAACCAAGGCGTGGCACTGGCTGCTATCTATGTTGCATCTATTACAGTGCTCTACAACATTCAAGCGGTGATTACCCTAACTCCTAAAGGCACAGACACCGGCGATAAAGCCATTCAAGCAATCGCCAAATCAATAACCAAGAACCCTCTGATTATCGCCATTTTCCTCGGTGTTTTCTGTTACGCATTGTCTATTCCAATCCCTAAGATGGTCACTGACGCTGGGCAATACTTGGCAAAAATGACATTGCCTTTGGCTTTACTTTGTACAGGTGGTTCATTGGATATCAGCTCTCTCAAACAAGAGAAACTCGCGACTTGGTTTTCCTCAAGTTACCGACTCATTGTTTCACCCTTGCTTATTACTTTAGCAGCACTGGTCTTGGGCTTTGAAGGGCTCGATCTTGGTCTTATTTTCCTGATGAGTGCAGCGCCAACCGCAGCCGCGAGTTACGTCATGGCACGTGCAATGGGTGGGAATGCAACGCTCGCTGCCAATATTATCGCACTCACAACAATGGGCTCGCTTATCACTTGTACGCTTGGCATCTTTGCACTTACTGCAATGGGTTTACTATAG
- a CDS encoding DUF711 family protein, translating into MEFKNKELCKIRTITTFLSLTNDKKTWRSQIQKAADFFNNLSEKFISQGYIVQSIRIVTNPFGEYLNTLNIESAKADLTLLSKLINSHNKSGLRIRFAIGEVKTKHELSLLPELIRDFGDLCNACVNVSPDEFGILDNEMIDLAATTVKRISVLTSHGEGNFNFTVNFNCKPFIPYFPASYHRSELEDSFVIGLETPDLLVQVLKDINENYNIKNHNEAFKIYFDTMKTALHYHIEEINQLILDSTTTDSFNFAGFDSSAAPSKSCASMVEVYKELGVKNFGAAGTVEVSSLLTRVFKSMTHVNLVGFSGLMLALTEDTGLAERTMTSDFDILTLLTNSAVCGIGLDTVPIPGNTSIDKISALMRDTGTMAYRLNKPLTVRLFPIPNLVAGDVTQFESDDLCNSAVLSVD; encoded by the coding sequence ATGGAATTCAAAAACAAAGAACTGTGTAAAATAAGAACTATTACTACTTTTTTGTCATTAACAAATGATAAAAAAACTTGGAGAAGTCAAATACAAAAAGCTGCTGATTTTTTTAATAATTTATCTGAAAAATTTATTAGTCAGGGCTATATAGTTCAATCTATTCGTATTGTCACCAATCCGTTTGGTGAATACTTAAATACTTTAAATATAGAAAGTGCTAAAGCTGATTTAACTCTACTAAGTAAATTGATTAATAGCCATAATAAAAGCGGATTACGTATTAGATTTGCTATCGGTGAAGTTAAAACTAAACATGAGCTTAGCCTTCTTCCTGAATTAATACGTGACTTCGGAGATTTGTGTAATGCTTGCGTTAATGTATCACCTGATGAGTTTGGTATTCTTGATAATGAGATGATTGACTTAGCAGCAACAACCGTAAAAAGAATTAGTGTATTAACTAGCCATGGTGAAGGTAACTTTAATTTTACAGTTAATTTTAACTGTAAACCATTTATCCCATATTTTCCTGCAAGCTACCACCGTTCAGAGCTTGAGGATAGCTTTGTGATTGGTTTGGAAACACCAGATCTTTTAGTGCAAGTATTAAAAGATATAAATGAAAATTATAATATTAAAAACCATAACGAAGCATTCAAAATATATTTTGACACAATGAAAACTGCTTTGCATTATCATATCGAGGAAATTAACCAACTTATTTTAGATTCAACGACAACAGATAGCTTCAATTTTGCAGGTTTTGATAGTTCTGCTGCACCGTCTAAAAGTTGCGCAAGTATGGTGGAAGTATATAAAGAATTAGGCGTTAAAAACTTTGGGGCCGCTGGTACAGTTGAGGTCTCTTCATTGTTAACTCGCGTATTTAAGTCAATGACTCACGTTAATCTAGTTGGATTTTCAGGCTTAATGCTCGCATTGACAGAGGATACAGGGCTTGCTGAGAGAACCATGACTAGTGATTTTGATATTCTGACCTTACTTACTAATAGTGCCGTCTGTGGTATCGGTTTAGACACAGTACCGATTCCAGGTAACACATCAATAGATAAAATTTCAGCGTTAATGCGCGATACAGGGACAATGGCCTATAGGTTGAATAAACCATTAACTGTGCGTTTGTTTCCTATTCCAAATTTAGTAGCAGGTGATGTTACTCAGTTTGAAAGCGACGATTTGTGTAACTCTGCCGTACTCAGTGTGGATTAA
- the ppnP gene encoding pyrimidine/purine nucleoside phosphorylase, whose protein sequence is MIKENTYFEGGVKSLAFNQSGADVSVGVMAAGEYTFGTAAPEKMTVVKGALTVKRVGDEDWTTYQSGESFDVAGDSSFDLQVKEATAYLCEYL, encoded by the coding sequence ATGATTAAAGAAAACACATACTTTGAAGGTGGCGTTAAATCGTTAGCGTTTAATCAATCTGGCGCTGATGTGAGTGTTGGTGTGATGGCGGCTGGCGAATATACCTTCGGTACGGCGGCTCCAGAAAAGATGACGGTTGTAAAAGGCGCACTAACGGTAAAACGTGTTGGTGATGAAGACTGGACTACATACCAATCTGGTGAGTCTTTTGACGTTGCAGGCGATTCATCTTTTGACCTACAAGTAAAAGAAGCAACGGCTTACCTATGTGAGTACCTTTAG
- a CDS encoding alpha/beta hydrolase, translated as MSDKIYFNTSNKFSVKRSLIGATTNLHYILAPSHAKKTARKLLLTPMRTEQKNADPQGLIKSEIKGRDGVLKTYSLGTGPVWVLTHGWSGTASQLFPLMEHIAAKGFTALAYDHPAHGGSDGVHGHIPAFVNGLEAILDSVGEVAGLVGHSMGTASALECKHVKLENKPLLLIAPVLDYLDNLFGSVARSGYSMKLFEAVVGEVEEQFNYPIQSVDPYGKLALRQSQTIIVHDEQDKFTKFDVSQRAANEMDRVTLIATQGQGHGRVMKCPQVFESFDTLIS; from the coding sequence ATGAGTGACAAAATCTACTTTAATACATCGAACAAATTCAGCGTCAAGCGCAGCCTGATTGGTGCAACAACCAACCTGCACTACATCTTAGCGCCGAGCCATGCAAAGAAAACAGCGCGTAAGTTATTGCTCACGCCAATGCGTACCGAGCAGAAAAATGCTGATCCACAAGGGTTGATCAAGAGCGAAATTAAAGGCCGCGATGGCGTTCTTAAAACTTACTCTCTAGGTACTGGGCCAGTTTGGGTATTAACTCATGGTTGGTCAGGGACTGCGAGTCAGCTCTTTCCTTTGATGGAACACATCGCAGCTAAAGGTTTTACCGCTCTGGCTTACGATCACCCGGCGCATGGCGGCAGCGATGGCGTGCATGGTCATATTCCGGCGTTTGTGAACGGCCTTGAGGCGATTCTTGACTCGGTGGGTGAAGTGGCAGGCTTAGTTGGTCACAGCATGGGTACCGCTTCTGCGTTGGAATGTAAGCACGTTAAATTGGAAAACAAACCATTGTTGCTGATTGCACCTGTATTGGATTACCTCGATAACCTGTTCGGCAGCGTTGCTCGTTCAGGGTACTCAATGAAGTTGTTTGAGGCGGTAGTGGGAGAAGTAGAAGAACAGTTTAATTACCCAATCCAGTCTGTCGATCCCTATGGCAAGCTCGCGCTGCGTCAGTCTCAGACAATCATTGTGCATGATGAGCAAGACAAGTTTACCAAGTTTGATGTGTCACAGCGTGCAGCGAATGAAATGGATCGCGTTACCTTGATTGCTACTCAAGGGCAGGGCCATGGTCGAGTGATGAAGTGCCCTCAGGTATTTGAGAGTTTTGATACCTTGATTAGCTAG
- a CDS encoding TetR/AcrR family transcriptional regulator encodes MSKGKITKEYILSHAFALASENGLESLTIGELAKQCGMSKSGLFAHFNSKENLQLSVLEYSNAIFTERVIIPARELGDADIEAKLKQLLDNWLGWNHSFQGSCMFIDAWKDAGSETSVIQKALQKTISVWIDYLTIQVAKAVESQQFRPDLDPKQATFELYGLYLSANLFYSLRGQQASHTHFWSGVERLIASWKAA; translated from the coding sequence ATGAGTAAAGGAAAGATAACCAAAGAGTATATTTTGAGTCATGCATTCGCACTTGCGAGTGAAAACGGGCTTGAGAGTTTGACGATTGGCGAATTAGCCAAACAGTGTGGCATGTCTAAGAGTGGCCTGTTTGCGCACTTCAACTCTAAGGAGAACCTGCAGCTCTCTGTACTCGAATATTCCAACGCTATATTCACCGAGCGAGTCATCATTCCAGCAAGAGAGCTTGGTGATGCTGACATTGAAGCGAAGTTAAAACAGTTGCTCGATAACTGGCTGGGTTGGAACCATTCGTTTCAAGGTAGCTGCATGTTTATTGATGCGTGGAAAGATGCTGGTAGTGAAACGTCTGTGATTCAGAAAGCGCTGCAGAAAACCATTTCGGTCTGGATTGACTACTTGACGATTCAGGTAGCAAAAGCGGTTGAGAGTCAGCAGTTTAGACCCGACTTAGATCCAAAACAGGCAACTTTTGAGCTATATGGTCTCTATCTGAGCGCGAACTTGTTTTACTCGTTACGAGGCCAACAAGCGAGCCACACGCATTTTTGGAGCGGTGTAGAGCGCTTAATCGCTAGCTGGAAAGCGGCTTAA